A single genomic interval of Primulina huaijiensis isolate GDHJ02 chromosome 7, ASM1229523v2, whole genome shotgun sequence harbors:
- the LOC140981780 gene encoding sugar transport protein 8-like: MAPAITPIRSIGGDVNSPAKLTKQVVVCSIIAAFGGLMFGYDIGISGGVTSMDDFLLKFFPVVYEKKHRVKEDNYCKYNDQTLQLFTSSLYLAAVVCSFFASFCCKKLGRKRTMQMAAAFFFVGVILNAASLNLPMLIIGRLCLGAGVGFGNQAVPLFISEIAPAKYRGGLNICFQMMITVGILIANLVNYITTNIHPYGWRISLGGAALPAIFLGLGSLLIIETPASLIERDQTEEGLSALKKIRGVEDVDKEYSEILQATEIAKKIKHPFRNMMKRSSFPQLFCGTILQVFQQFTGINVIMFYAPVLFQTMGISGDASLLSAVVTGSINCLSTLVAIFGVDRVGRRFLLIEAAIQMLISQGLTGAILATQLHSTNAIPKLYAIIVVLLICVFVSGFAWSWGPLCWLIPSEIFPLETRTSGFFFAVSTNMICTFIVAQAFLTMLCHMRSSIFFFFAAWIVVMGSFAAFLLPETKGIPIDEMNERVWKKHWFWRRYFDDEIK; the protein is encoded by the exons ATGGCACCAGCAATCACACCTATTCGGAGCATTGGCGGAGATGTCAACTCCCCGGCCAAGCTCACCAAACAGGTGGTGGTATGTTCCATCATCGCTGCCTTTGGAGGTCTCATGTTCGGATATGATATTGGCATATCTG GAGGAGTGACGTCCATGGATGATTTCTTGTTGAAGTTCTTTCCAGTTGTTTACGAAAAGAAGCATAGAGTTAAGGAAGACAACTACTGCAAATATAATGACCAGACACTTCAACTCTTCACGTCTTCTTTATACTTGGCAGCTGTTGTTTGTAGTTTCTTCGCATCTTTTTGTTGCAAGAAGTTGGGCCGCAAACGCACCATGCAGATGGCCGCCGCCTTCTTCTTCGTCGGAGTTATTCTCAACGCCGCTTCTTTGAATCTTCCTATGCTTATAATCGGCCGTCTTTGTTTGGGTGCTGGCGTTGGGTTCGGGAACCag GCAGTGCCGCTGTTTATATCAGAAATCGCTCCGGCAAAATACAGAGGAGGTTTAAACATATGCTTTCAGATGATGATCACCGTAGGCATCTTGATTGCTAATTTAGTCAACTATATCACAACAAATATCCATCCTTATGGCTGGAGAATATCTCTTGGCGGTGCTGCACTGCCAGCCATTTTCCTCGGTCTAGGCTCCCTTCTCATTATAGAAACACCCGCTAGCCTGATCGAGCGTGACCAGACGGAGGAAGGCTTAAGCGCTCTCAAGAAAATCCGAGGTGTAGAAGATGTCGATAAGGAGTACAGTGAAATTCTACAAGCCACAGAAATTGCGAAGAAGATCAAGCACCCTTTTAGGAACATGATGAAACGATCCAGTTTTCCACAACTCTTCTGCGGCACGATTCTTCAAGTATTCCAACAATTTACAGGGATTAATGTGATAATGTTTTATGCTCCCGTCCTCTTTCAGACTATGGGGATTTCGGGAGATGCATCTTTGCTGTCAGCTGTTGTCACGGGCTCTATCAATTGTCTTTCGACTTTGGTCGCAATCTTTGGAGTTGATAGAGTTGGAAGAAGATTTTTACTTATTGAAGCCGCCATCCAAATGCTTATTTCTCAG GGTTTGACCGGAGCAATTCTCGCAACCCAATTGCACTCAACAAACGCCATACCTAAGCTCTATGCCATTATAGTCGTGCTCCTAATCTGCGTATTTGTCTCGGGTTTCGCCTGGTCTTGGGGTCCTCTCTGTTGGTTGATTCCAAGTGAGATCTTCCCATTGGAAACACGAACATCGGGCTTCTTCTTTGCGGTGAGCACGAACATGATATGCACATTCATCGTAGCTCAAGCCTTTCTGACGATGCTGTGCCACATGAGGTCgagcatcttcttcttcttcgctGCATGGATTGTTGTCATGGGAAGCTTTGCTGCGTTCTTGCTGCCAGAAACCAAGGGAATTCCCATCGATGAGATGAATGAAAGAGTTTGGAAGAAACATTGGTTCTGGCGTAGATATTTTGATGATGAAATTAAATAG